One Granulicella sp. 5B5 DNA window includes the following coding sequences:
- a CDS encoding 2Fe-2S iron-sulfur cluster-binding protein has product MADKTPPTQLSPDDVTPTAENEQPVSGRLSRRSFLTHLGAAGIAATAPPLLGATPAPVMEPAAAAPPEAEGVVSVTLKVNGQVHPMKLDPRTTLLDCLRENMDLPGTKKGCDHGQCGACTVHVNGRRVNSCLSLALMHEGDEITTIEGIGQPDDMHPMQAAFVEHDAYQCGYCTSGQIMSAVALMKEPVGPTDDDVKHAMYGNICRCGTYPNIVAAVQQARRMA; this is encoded by the coding sequence ATGGCTGATAAGACTCCCCCGACGCAGCTTTCCCCCGATGATGTGACCCCGACGGCTGAGAATGAGCAGCCGGTGAGCGGCCGCCTGAGCCGACGGTCATTCCTGACGCACCTTGGTGCTGCGGGTATTGCCGCAACGGCGCCTCCGCTGCTGGGAGCGACGCCGGCGCCGGTAATGGAGCCTGCCGCTGCCGCACCGCCCGAGGCCGAAGGTGTCGTTTCCGTGACGCTGAAGGTGAACGGGCAGGTGCATCCGATGAAGCTCGATCCGCGGACGACGCTGCTGGATTGCCTGCGCGAGAACATGGACCTGCCCGGCACGAAGAAGGGTTGCGACCATGGCCAGTGTGGCGCGTGCACGGTGCATGTGAATGGACGGCGCGTGAACTCGTGCCTGTCGCTGGCGCTGATGCATGAGGGCGATGAGATCACTACGATCGAAGGCATTGGGCAGCCGGATGATATGCACCCGATGCAGGCCGCGTTTGTGGAGCATGATGCGTATCAGTGCGGGTACTGCACGTCGGGACAGATTATGTCTGCCGTGGCGTTGATGAAGGAGCCGGTGGGCCCGACGGACGACGATGTGAAACATGCGATGTACGGCAATATCTGCCGGTGCGGCACGTATCCGAATATTGTGGCCGCAGTGCAGCAGGCACGGCGCATGGCCTGA